The Paenibacillus hexagrammi genome has a window encoding:
- a CDS encoding helix-turn-helix domain-containing protein translates to MKVVQLTLGEMLKKRGFTQRDFSEVSGIRYGTLGKMCTNKITSPPLEHLAICCELLNCELTDIMQVVDVPGEREYKPRIVPRYAGKGRRIDTEA, encoded by the coding sequence ATGAAGGTTGTTCAGCTAACGCTTGGGGAAATGCTAAAGAAAAGAGGATTCACGCAAAGGGATTTTTCAGAGGTATCGGGGATCAGATACGGAACGCTGGGAAAGATGTGTACGAATAAGATCACAAGTCCGCCGTTGGAACATCTGGCGATTTGCTGTGAGCTGCTTAACTGTGAGCTTACGGACATCATGCAGGTTGTTGATGTGCCAGGTGAGCGCGAGTACAAGCCGAGAATTGTTCCTCGCTACGCCGGCAAAGGTCGGAGAATCGATACGGAAGCGTAA
- the dut gene encoding dUTP diphosphatase: MQIKIKKLSADAVIPKYATELSAGFDLVASEDIVIPPSQTAMVPTGLAIELPAGYELQVRPRSGVSYKTKLRVANAPGTVDADYRGEIKVLVDNIHVPSAIGTSGVIAINGELIRSDGTYPVGTCIIHKGDRIAQGVITKVEHVELIETEDELTETDRGQGGFGHTGVQS; encoded by the coding sequence ATGCAAATCAAAATCAAAAAACTTTCCGCTGATGCGGTTATCCCGAAATATGCAACTGAGTTATCGGCCGGCTTCGATCTGGTGGCGTCCGAAGACATCGTAATTCCGCCGTCACAAACCGCGATGGTTCCTACTGGACTGGCTATTGAATTGCCGGCAGGCTACGAGCTTCAAGTGCGGCCACGTAGCGGAGTCAGCTACAAGACGAAGCTCCGCGTAGCTAATGCGCCTGGCACGGTTGATGCGGACTATCGCGGTGAGATCAAGGTTCTAGTAGATAACATCCACGTACCATCGGCTATAGGAACATCGGGCGTAATCGCTATTAATGGTGAGCTGATCCGCTCGGACGGCACTTATCCCGTCGGAACATGCATCATCCACAAAGGCGATCGGATCGCTCAAGGCGTGATTACGAAAGTTGAGCATGTGGAGCTGATCGAGACGGAAGACGAGCTGACGGAAACGGATCGCGGCCAAGGCGGATTCGGTCATACGGGGGTGCAGAGCTGA
- the dcm gene encoding DNA (cytosine-5-)-methyltransferase, which yields MSKFKYVSFFSGIGGFETALNRLGGECVMASEIDKYANQAYELLYGHKTAGDVTKIAAEDVPDHELLVGGFPCQAFSVAGLRRGFEDTRGTMFFEIARVAAVKKPKLMLMENVKGLLSHDKGQTMDTIILALNQLGYAVDFAVLNSKYFGVPQNRERVFIVAARDVAHQEWTLPKKLDVVGKTKQRIAALEGAKTFNFDWPRNSEVTTRLVEILVDDVPEKYYLSEEKTATLIAQLNERSKNAGDPFTIDTRQHIDGVRFYDETAPTLTSTDYKEPKLVASEDIRIVGRLDSINGHDLLKRVYDTEGIAPTIETMQGGNREPKIAVLGRMESDSGQTGLVYDANGISPTHLNQHGNAVTKVAVQMNRSEIFKEVDVSHCLMARDHKGYGNQEMTGIIEGTGCSLRTRAYKGQAQQLEARSDGLSNTITSVEKDSMVLAQEVRPVLTPDRVEKKQNGRRFKDDGEEMFTLTAQDIHGVAINAPVWRIRKLIPMECFRLQGFSDAQFMTLKNAKISDTQLYKMAGNAVTVNVIESIGERLVTML from the coding sequence ATGAGCAAGTTTAAGTACGTTTCTTTCTTCTCGGGGATCGGCGGATTCGAAACGGCGTTGAACAGACTCGGCGGTGAGTGTGTTATGGCGTCTGAGATCGATAAGTATGCGAACCAAGCCTATGAGCTGCTATACGGGCACAAGACAGCCGGCGACGTAACCAAGATCGCGGCCGAAGACGTTCCCGATCATGAATTGCTAGTGGGTGGATTCCCATGCCAAGCGTTCTCTGTGGCCGGCTTGAGACGGGGCTTTGAGGATACGCGAGGAACGATGTTTTTCGAAATTGCCCGTGTCGCGGCGGTCAAGAAACCGAAGCTCATGCTCATGGAGAACGTGAAGGGGCTACTGAGCCACGACAAGGGACAGACGATGGATACGATCATTCTAGCGCTGAATCAGCTCGGATATGCCGTAGACTTCGCCGTTTTGAACAGCAAGTATTTCGGTGTTCCGCAGAATCGCGAGAGAGTCTTCATCGTGGCAGCCAGAGACGTAGCGCACCAGGAATGGACGTTACCAAAGAAGCTAGATGTAGTGGGCAAAACCAAGCAACGTATAGCCGCGCTAGAGGGCGCCAAGACGTTTAACTTCGACTGGCCTAGGAATAGCGAAGTCACAACGCGCCTGGTTGAAATTCTGGTCGATGACGTTCCCGAGAAGTATTACTTGTCCGAGGAGAAGACGGCCACTCTGATAGCCCAGCTCAACGAGCGCTCAAAGAACGCCGGCGACCCGTTCACCATCGATACCAGACAGCACATTGACGGCGTTCGCTTCTACGATGAGACGGCGCCGACGCTGACCAGTACGGACTACAAAGAGCCGAAGTTGGTTGCTTCTGAGGACATCCGCATTGTCGGACGATTGGATTCGATTAACGGTCACGATCTACTGAAACGTGTCTACGATACCGAGGGCATTGCTCCGACGATCGAGACGATGCAGGGCGGAAATAGAGAACCGAAGATAGCCGTCCTAGGGCGCATGGAAAGCGACTCTGGACAGACCGGCCTAGTGTACGATGCGAACGGAATTTCTCCGACTCACCTTAACCAACACGGAAACGCCGTGACTAAGGTAGCGGTCCAGATGAACCGAAGCGAGATTTTCAAGGAAGTTGACGTTTCGCATTGCCTAATGGCTCGGGATCACAAGGGCTACGGAAATCAAGAAATGACGGGGATCATCGAAGGAACCGGCTGCTCTCTAAGGACTAGAGCCTACAAGGGACAAGCCCAGCAGCTTGAAGCTCGAAGCGACGGACTGAGTAACACGATCACATCGGTTGAAAAAGACAGCATGGTTCTAGCGCAAGAGGTTCGTCCTGTACTCACGCCAGATCGCGTTGAGAAGAAGCAGAACGGGCGCAGATTCAAAGATGACGGCGAGGAAATGTTTACGCTGACCGCCCAAGATATTCACGGTGTAGCGATTAACGCCCCCGTATGGCGCATTAGGAAGTTGATTCCGATGGAATGCTTCCGCCTGCAGGGATTCAGCGATGCTCAGTTCATGACGCTCAAGAACGCCAAGATTTCCGACACACAGCTCTACAAGATGGCTGGTAACGCCGTGACAGTGAACGTAATCGAATCCATTGGAGAAAGGTTAGTGACGATGCTATGA
- a CDS encoding DNA ligase LigA-related protein, which produces MTSRNDDFLTVATIMQRRRQFLVHSFLYYVLDESFISDGQFNDWCRELIQLQADHPDLCADLPYHELTKNLNTDFSAEAMGIGKSDYPLPIVSAALFTLHQHKKSKTAFKNFAEKYGYGLES; this is translated from the coding sequence ATGACATCGCGTAATGACGATTTCCTGACGGTCGCTACGATCATGCAGAGGCGCCGGCAGTTCCTAGTTCACAGCTTCCTATATTACGTGCTTGATGAGTCTTTCATTTCGGACGGTCAATTCAACGATTGGTGCCGGGAGCTGATCCAGTTACAGGCGGATCATCCCGATCTATGCGCCGATCTGCCGTATCACGAGCTGACCAAGAATCTAAATACAGATTTCAGCGCAGAGGCAATGGGCATTGGCAAGTCGGACTATCCGTTGCCTATCGTCTCGGCCGCGCTGTTCACGCTACACCAACACAAGAAATCAAAAACCGCATTCAAAAATTTCGCCGAGAAATACGGCTACGGATTGGAGAGTTGA
- a CDS encoding DEAD/DEAH box helicase family protein translates to MIHIFQYAPMGAGKDFVAEYLEQHHGFLSVALADGMRSYISKNKPDYVWKSDRALEISVGEKHREWFGADFWCKYADQRIASILGDFKATDLIGYNGVIIRDGRFPHEYEHYVNKLVFAPVKISAGEVVRLNRLIKRQGGTVDGGHFYSPNDCPIFDMPGYEIQNNGTAKELYEAIDRQIAILREDGYDS, encoded by the coding sequence TTGATTCACATTTTTCAGTACGCGCCCATGGGTGCCGGTAAAGACTTCGTTGCCGAGTACCTAGAACAACACCACGGCTTTTTATCAGTCGCACTAGCCGATGGTATGCGCTCCTATATCAGCAAGAACAAACCAGATTACGTTTGGAAGTCCGACCGCGCTCTTGAGATCAGCGTAGGTGAGAAGCACCGCGAATGGTTCGGAGCTGACTTCTGGTGCAAGTACGCCGACCAACGGATCGCAAGTATCCTAGGTGATTTCAAGGCTACCGACTTGATCGGGTATAACGGCGTGATCATCCGCGACGGTCGCTTTCCGCATGAATACGAGCATTACGTCAATAAGCTCGTCTTTGCACCGGTGAAGATCAGTGCCGGCGAAGTGGTTCGCCTGAATCGATTGATCAAGCGCCAAGGCGGAACCGTAGACGGCGGTCATTTCTATAGCCCGAATGATTGCCCGATCTTTGACATGCCGGGTTACGAGATCCAGAACAACGGAACCGCAAAGGAACTTTACGAGGCAATCGACCGCCAGATCGCCATTCTCCGCGAAGACGGGTACGACTCATGA
- the thyX gene encoding FAD-dependent thymidylate synthase translates to MNVKLLAHTQLSREFLLALEDELFGLIFREVVSESAVVALSAIRTCYSPNLPSEIANLEGKKYFGAEASDGGGGSDADRLFRHIVRSGHTSTTEHINYTFAVEGVSRALLAQLTRHRHISFSVQSQRYVRFGSGDKSGGFEYADVPSIATKDADSIYSEAMDFAQLTYDKLRAAGVPAEDARMVLPNGATTNLVMTANLRTLLEFYKKRKKGNGAQWEIAELADKLRDEVVAVDPWTAQFFDEIQ, encoded by the coding sequence ATGAATGTAAAATTACTCGCACATACACAGCTTTCCAGAGAATTTCTACTGGCGCTAGAGGACGAGCTATTCGGTCTTATATTCAGAGAAGTTGTTTCTGAATCGGCGGTAGTTGCCCTTAGTGCTATTCGCACTTGCTATAGCCCGAACCTACCTAGTGAGATCGCCAACCTAGAGGGCAAGAAATACTTCGGAGCAGAAGCGTCGGACGGCGGAGGAGGATCGGACGCCGACCGGCTATTCCGTCACATTGTTCGCTCTGGTCACACTAGTACGACCGAGCATATTAACTACACGTTTGCTGTAGAGGGTGTGAGTCGCGCTCTCTTGGCGCAGCTTACTCGTCACCGCCACATTAGTTTTTCCGTTCAGTCCCAACGTTATGTACGCTTCGGATCTGGCGATAAGTCAGGGGGATTCGAGTACGCAGATGTGCCGTCCATCGCGACCAAGGATGCCGATAGTATTTATTCAGAGGCTATGGACTTCGCCCAGCTTACCTACGACAAGCTACGCGCCGCAGGTGTGCCGGCGGAGGATGCGCGGATGGTTCTGCCGAACGGTGCCACGACAAATCTCGTGATGACCGCCAATCTACGGACTCTCTTGGAGTTTTACAAGAAGCGCAAAAAGGGCAACGGAGCGCAATGGGAAATCGCTGAACTGGCGGACAAGCTACGCGATGAAGTTGTAGCTGTAGATCCGTGGACGGCGCAGTTCTTCGATGAAATTCAATAG